A region from the Melioribacteraceae bacterium 4301-Me genome encodes:
- a CDS encoding BF3164 family lipoprotein, with the protein MKKKNIRKVVSSKKSLLTTILLIFSLICLIVCKSNSDSNRKIISHEVIGSDSLGYVRDMVICNDYLVLLDVKPLNRMKNQLRVYDLKNFNFLYSTGKVGSGPGEFLQGMSLNKIAYGKGGFSLLDLSYKKVIIFQPDNSGRLTYSKAIQLKEGRAYMPVIVNDSTIFSLGLELFSGRFAVYNSLGNMIETLGELPPGKEKDTPVPVHQQACKGLMRMTPDGEKLVVSYQFAELIDIYNTEGVLLRRITGRIGMPKYRPIVRNGYPTFIINEETILGYLDIEVTNKYIIALFSGESASTAQYESDKIRVYTLVDGDLIKTNVLDTKISQIEIDVVNNRLLAVSYFPFPKVYSFDLQKMLY; encoded by the coding sequence ATGAAAAAGAAAAACATTCGGAAAGTGGTAAGCAGTAAGAAAAGTTTATTAACAACCATTCTGTTAATATTCTCCTTGATTTGTTTAATAGTTTGTAAAAGTAATTCCGATAGTAACAGAAAAATTATAAGTCATGAAGTTATAGGCTCGGACTCATTGGGATATGTGAGAGATATGGTTATTTGCAATGACTATTTAGTATTGCTAGATGTAAAACCTTTAAATAGAATGAAAAACCAGCTTAGAGTATATGATTTGAAAAATTTTAATTTTCTATACTCAACTGGTAAAGTTGGTTCCGGGCCAGGAGAGTTTTTGCAAGGTATGTCATTGAATAAAATAGCTTATGGTAAAGGTGGTTTTTCTTTACTGGACTTGTCATATAAGAAAGTAATTATTTTTCAACCGGATAACTCAGGCAGATTAACCTATTCGAAAGCAATACAACTAAAAGAAGGCCGCGCTTATATGCCAGTAATTGTAAATGATTCAACAATATTTAGTTTAGGCCTTGAGTTGTTTAGTGGAAGATTTGCCGTATACAATTCTTTAGGTAATATGATAGAAACACTCGGCGAACTGCCACCAGGTAAAGAAAAAGATACACCTGTGCCAGTCCATCAACAAGCATGTAAGGGATTGATGAGAATGACTCCAGATGGAGAAAAATTAGTTGTAAGTTATCAGTTTGCTGAATTGATAGATATTTATAACACTGAAGGAGTTTTATTGAGAAGAATTACTGGGAGAATTGGAATGCCCAAATATAGGCCTATTGTAAGAAATGGATACCCGACCTTTATTATTAATGAGGAGACAATTTTGGGTTATTTAGATATAGAGGTTACGAATAAATATATAATTGCGTTGTTTTCAGGTGAGTCAGCTTCTACTGCGCAATACGAAAGTGATAAAATTAGAGTGTATACTTTAGTAGATGGTGATTTGATAAAAACAAATGTTTTAGATACGAAAATTTCACAAATAGAAATAGATGTCGTTAACAATAGATTATTGGCTGTTAGTTATTTCCCATTTCCAAAAGTTTATTCTTTTGATTTACAAAAAATGCTTTACTAA
- a CDS encoding BF3164 family lipoprotein: MRIKFVLLSLILVALLLCTCTKSKEYIVEAPIVKKTILEDSSYISFAYNIIFYKNKYYVSDLDNYRVLILDTNLTYVNSIGKYGKGPGEFTAVTEIYIDNDTLYAFDPNKNKFNVFSIDGNFIKELEVQYPVYRKFFVSKGQIVFCHPYSEEPIVMVNKNGELISSFGHLTNKYSDEQKYSTNQWDVLYDEKNIVLVNITDPVIDIYTNDLSFVKRIDLSDKGFFASMYEFKNEKIRKNASMKRNTFSIIKDSYLSNNKVYMVYFDRTKDKTYANKLLIYDYKSNNLSLPVILMSSTNESMKFITAISVHNGNVVVYDRDTGVLAKYKFSQEVNNEKL, encoded by the coding sequence ATGAGAATAAAATTTGTCTTATTATCTTTAATATTAGTAGCCTTATTGCTTTGCACATGTACTAAAAGTAAAGAATATATAGTGGAAGCTCCAATTGTGAAAAAAACAATATTAGAAGACAGCTCATATATTTCTTTCGCCTACAATATAATTTTTTATAAAAATAAGTATTATGTATCTGACTTGGATAATTATAGAGTATTAATATTAGACACAAATTTAACATATGTTAACTCAATTGGTAAATATGGCAAAGGACCTGGTGAATTTACTGCAGTTACAGAAATCTATATTGATAATGATACACTATATGCGTTTGATCCAAATAAGAATAAGTTTAATGTGTTTAGTATAGATGGTAATTTCATTAAAGAACTTGAGGTGCAATATCCTGTTTATCGTAAATTCTTTGTATCTAAGGGTCAAATAGTTTTTTGTCACCCATATAGCGAGGAACCAATTGTAATGGTAAACAAAAACGGTGAGCTGATAAGTTCTTTTGGTCATCTAACAAATAAATATAGTGATGAACAAAAGTATTCTACTAATCAGTGGGATGTTTTATATGATGAAAAGAACATTGTTTTGGTAAATATCACGGATCCAGTGATTGATATATATACTAACGACCTGTCTTTTGTCAAAAGAATAGATTTATCAGATAAAGGTTTTTTTGCTTCAATGTATGAATTTAAAAACGAAAAAATTAGAAAAAACGCAAGCATGAAAAGGAACACTTTTAGTATTATTAAAGATTCATATTTGAGCAATAATAAAGTATATATGGTGTATTTCGATAGAACAAAAGACAAAACATACGCTAATAAATTATTAATCTACGATTATAAAAGTAATAACTTGAGTTTACCAGTTATTTTAATGTCTTCCACTAATGAGAGCATGAAATTTATTACAGCAATATCAGTGCATAATGGTAATGTGGTAGTTTATGACAGAGACACGGGTGTGCTTGCTAAGTACAAGTTCAGTCAGGAGGTTAATAATGAAAAATTATAA
- a CDS encoding 6-bladed beta-propeller — protein MKKYLSMLIVILLIACNSDEFKSKITTEDLGTLEPNKKLQRLSKFNNFGDIFTLKRKVQLETTLQNVMGRPWSVIIQNDRIIIIDLITAKSIFVFSGSGRYIGTIGRVGDGPGEFRSPNLAALVSDKLFIYDPILSRISVFSVNDRNYLRSWGVRNFYESMTTVNGKLAMLNRVGQGYETDFEIFDSLGNKISSSTFPKSLSEEKRRFMFGGSFRLSSYNNKLLYIGADEFKIICYDINAGKVLWISQEIPSVLKVPKELPPNFGELGINRIKWLKNNYSSLLDFFCFNNGLIIVLADDYFLLYDNNGNFITAVKSPNDKDYFTTDGNYLYEITEPYINDNKDVVNPKVYVYEVANAELNY, from the coding sequence ATGAAAAAATATTTATCTATGCTTATCGTTATATTGTTAATAGCTTGTAATTCAGATGAATTTAAAAGTAAGATAACAACAGAGGATTTAGGGACATTAGAACCAAATAAGAAACTCCAGCGCTTAAGCAAGTTTAATAATTTTGGAGATATTTTTACTTTGAAAAGAAAAGTGCAGTTGGAAACAACTTTGCAAAATGTAATGGGTAGGCCATGGTCGGTTATTATTCAGAATGATAGAATTATCATTATAGATTTGATAACTGCAAAGTCAATTTTTGTGTTTTCTGGTAGTGGTAGGTATATAGGCACAATCGGTAGGGTAGGAGATGGTCCAGGTGAGTTTAGAAGCCCAAATCTCGCAGCTTTAGTAAGCGATAAATTATTTATTTATGATCCAATTTTATCACGGATTTCGGTTTTTAGTGTAAATGATAGAAATTATTTAAGAAGTTGGGGAGTCAGAAACTTTTATGAATCAATGACAACTGTCAATGGAAAACTTGCCATGTTGAATAGAGTTGGTCAAGGGTACGAAACTGATTTTGAAATTTTCGATTCTTTGGGCAATAAAATTTCATCCAGTACTTTTCCCAAGTCTTTATCTGAAGAAAAAAGAAGGTTCATGTTTGGGGGTAGTTTTAGGTTAAGTAGTTACAACAATAAGTTATTATATATAGGAGCTGATGAGTTTAAAATAATCTGCTATGACATAAATGCTGGTAAAGTATTATGGATAAGTCAAGAGATACCTTCCGTTTTAAAGGTTCCTAAAGAGTTGCCTCCAAACTTTGGCGAATTAGGAATAAATAGAATAAAATGGTTAAAGAATAATTATTCTTCACTATTAGACTTTTTCTGCTTTAATAATGGTTTAATTATTGTTTTAGCAGATGATTATTTTTTATTATATGACAATAATGGCAATTTTATTACTGCAGTAAAAAGTCCTAATGATAAAGATTATTTTACTACAGATGGTAATTATCTTTACGAAATTACTGAGCCATACATTAATGATAATAAAGATGTAGTTAATCCTAAAGTTTATGTATATGAAGTGGCAAATGCAGAATTAAATTATTGA